Proteins encoded together in one Candidatus Kaiserbacteria bacterium window:
- a CDS encoding ABC transporter permease, with the protein MKKQETSEFFNAIRIAFFLAIRYVTQTTKWQTILVIFIMTLTFLNLVVVSGILVGLMDGSLVGYKKYYAGDILISKSAEKDYIERANALRTILDAQPQVTAYSTRVIEGGTLEANFQKSVSQPNILPDRVGVSVTGINIDDERLVTDLPNALVEGSFITERDTTGVVLGARLLNRYFPAETGLQTISGIFPGDKVRLTVGDASREFIVRGIIKTKAGPMDTRVFMLQSELKSMLGRQNDTTDEFAVRIAPNANAEAVQARILAYGVGTNSLIRTTEEAIGEFLDEIRDTFNALGNIIGGISVVVASITIFIIIFITAITKRKYIGILKAIGVSEFAIELSYILLSIFYALIGITFGLLILYLILLPYFSANPIDFPFSDGILSVTTEGTFIRSVVLLVTTIIAGFIPARIIVKRNTLDAILGR; encoded by the coding sequence ATGAAGAAACAAGAAACTAGTGAATTCTTTAATGCGATTCGTATTGCATTCTTTCTTGCAATACGCTACGTAACACAAACTACTAAGTGGCAGACTATTCTTGTTATTTTTATAATGACACTTACCTTTCTCAATCTCGTTGTCGTCAGCGGCATCTTGGTTGGTCTTATGGATGGCTCCTTGGTTGGTTATAAAAAATACTACGCTGGTGATATTCTCATATCCAAATCAGCTGAGAAAGACTATATCGAACGTGCAAATGCACTACGTACAATACTGGATGCGCAACCACAGGTGACTGCTTACTCAACCAGAGTTATTGAAGGAGGAACACTCGAGGCAAACTTTCAAAAATCCGTATCACAACCAAACATTCTTCCCGATCGTGTCGGCGTATCAGTCACAGGTATTAACATTGATGATGAACGCCTCGTGACCGACCTGCCGAACGCACTTGTTGAAGGTTCCTTTATTACTGAGAGAGATACCACTGGCGTTGTGCTCGGAGCACGGCTCTTAAATCGCTACTTCCCTGCTGAAACAGGTTTACAAACAATATCGGGGATATTTCCGGGCGATAAGGTTCGCTTAACTGTTGGCGATGCATCACGAGAGTTTATTGTGCGAGGAATTATAAAAACAAAAGCAGGTCCAATGGATACACGTGTTTTTATGCTTCAAAGCGAACTTAAATCCATGCTCGGACGCCAAAATGATACAACAGACGAATTCGCCGTACGCATTGCGCCTAATGCAAATGCTGAGGCAGTCCAAGCCCGCATTCTCGCGTATGGTGTTGGAACAAATTCTCTGATACGAACAACCGAGGAAGCCATAGGGGAATTTCTCGATGAGATTCGCGATACGTTTAATGCACTTGGAAACATAATCGGAGGAATTTCTGTTGTAGTTGCTTCTATTACTATATTTATCATTATCTTCATCACTGCTATTACCAAGCGAAAGTATATCGGCATCCTTAAAGCAATTGGTGTCTCAGAGTTCGCTATTGAGCTTTCGTACATTTTACTCTCGATTTTCTACGCGCTTATCGGTATCACCTTCGGTCTGCTTATCTTATACCTCATCCTTTTACCCTATTTTAGCGCTAACCCCATCGACTTTCCTTTCAGTGACGGGATTCTGAGTGTCACTACAGAAGGTACATTTATTCGTTCTGTAGTTTTACTGGTAACGACTATCATTGCTGGATTTATACCTGCTCGCATTATTGTAAAACGTAATACCCTTGATGCTATTCTTGGTAGATAA
- a CDS encoding ABC transporter ATP-binding protein, which yields MIKGTNVKRVYTKGAVETHALRGVDIEIKKGEFVAIVGKSGAGKSTLLYQLSLLDTPTAGEIYIDNTNIAELTAKERTNFRLNYLGYVFQDYALLPELTAEENVLLPLMMQGYTIEDAQKRAVEVLTRLEMSHRTSWRPSQLSGGEQQRVSVARAIAHTPLILFADEPTANLDSVTSKQLLEYLEELNQAGQTIVMVTHELEYAQHAHRVIEMSDGKIIKETNGTK from the coding sequence ATGATTAAAGGAACAAACGTAAAAAGAGTATATACAAAGGGTGCAGTTGAAACACATGCACTTCGTGGCGTCGATATAGAAATAAAAAAAGGCGAGTTTGTTGCCATAGTCGGTAAATCCGGCGCCGGAAAAAGTACACTTCTATACCAGCTCTCCCTTCTTGATACACCTACAGCAGGTGAGATATATATCGACAACACAAACATAGCTGAGTTGACAGCAAAAGAACGTACCAACTTTAGGCTTAATTACCTCGGGTATGTGTTTCAAGACTACGCGCTTCTTCCTGAGCTTACTGCAGAAGAAAATGTACTCCTTCCATTAATGATGCAGGGCTACACAATCGAGGACGCGCAGAAGCGTGCAGTTGAAGTACTGACCCGACTTGAAATGAGCCATCGAACATCATGGCGTCCAAGCCAACTTTCAGGAGGTGAGCAACAGCGTGTCTCTGTTGCACGTGCCATCGCTCACACACCCTTGATTCTCTTCGCTGATGAGCCAACCGCCAACCTCGACAGTGTCACGTCTAAGCAGCTACTTGAGTATCTGGAAGAACTTAACCAAGCAGGGCAAACTATCGTCATGGTGACGCATGAGCTTGAATATGCACAACATGCACATCGCGTTATTGAAATGTCTGATGGAAAGATAATTAAAGAGACCAACGGTACAAAATAG